One window from the genome of Salvelinus namaycush isolate Seneca chromosome 19, SaNama_1.0, whole genome shotgun sequence encodes:
- the LOC120063912 gene encoding filamin A-interacting protein 1-like — MNSPAEKEVDPQIRSRSNSPNMAAWNSNGSQNSVAHLDPLKGTVLRDSMGGGKGGERGKDLSRDDLVFLLSIMEGELQARDEVITVLKAEKMDLALLEAQYGFLTPVEVLRALQRDSLQAQASEAQEAPQQDVYEKSMAELDRLVETGKQSYRRMLDQLLQVECSHSGALCRLEEQDQQHRAFLQRSDDLTCLLEQDRERSVTPTDRNKPVLEMLPRLRAGALPY; from the exons aTGAACTCTCCTGCTGAGAAAGAG GTGGATCCACAGATACGTTCCCGTAGCAACAGCCCCAACATGGCTGCCTGGAACAGCAATGGTTCACAGAACTCCGTGGCCCACCTCGACCCCCTCAAGGGCACCGTCCTGAGGGACAGCATggggggaggaaaggggggagagagggggaaagaccTGTCCAGGGATGACCTTGTGTTCCTCCTCAGTATAATGGAGGGAGAGCTGCAG GCCAGAGACGAGGTGATCACGGTCCTGAAAGCAGAGAAGATGGATTTGGCTCTGTTGGAAGCCCAGTATGGCTTTCTCACCCCAGTAGAAGTGCTCCGGGCCCTGCAGAGAGACTCACTCCAGGCCCAGGCTTCTGAGGCCCAGGAGGCCCCACAGCAGGATGTCTACGAGAAATCCATGGCTGAG CTGGACCGGCTGGTGGAGACTGGAAAGCAGAGCTACAGGCGGATGCTGGATCAGCTGCTGCAGGTGGAGTGCTCCCACAGTGGCGCCCTCTGCAGGCTGGAGGAGCAGGACCAGCAGCACCGTGCCTTCCTGCAGCGCAGCGATGACCTCACCTGTCTACTGGAGCAGGACCGCGAGAGGTCAGTGACACCCACCGACCGCAACAAACCCGTGTTGGAAATGCTACCTAGGCTAAGAGCAGGGGCTCTACCATATTAG